One genomic window of Comamonas serinivorans includes the following:
- the aroB gene encoding 3-dehydroquinate synthase encodes MASGKVLARVSIALDDRGYDIAIGTGLLGDAATWQQAPKGTSAMIVTNDVVAPLYLAQLQAALAPRYAQVHTVVLPDGEAHKDWTTLNRVFDALLGQAADRKAVLYALGGGVVGDMTGFAAACYMRGVPFVQVPTTLLAQVDSSVGGKTAINHPLGKNMIGAFYQPGLVVCDLEVLRTLPARELSAGLAEVIKYGPIADVGLLDWVEANMGPLRALDGAALAHAVQRSCEIKAQVVGADEREAGLRAILNFGHTFGHAIEAGMGYGAWLHGEAVGCGMVMAAHLSQRLGGVDAAFVERLTRIVAAAGLPTRAPVLDEADNAGRYLSLMQVDKKAEAGEIRYIVIDEPGKASLRTAPEAVVREVIDHCCSAAVA; translated from the coding sequence ATGGCTTCTGGCAAGGTTTTGGCGCGCGTGTCCATTGCGCTGGACGACCGTGGGTACGACATCGCGATCGGCACCGGTCTGCTGGGCGATGCGGCCACCTGGCAGCAGGCGCCCAAGGGCACCAGCGCCATGATCGTCACCAACGACGTGGTCGCGCCGCTGTACCTGGCACAGCTGCAGGCGGCGCTGGCGCCGCGCTACGCCCAGGTGCACACGGTGGTGCTGCCCGATGGTGAAGCCCACAAAGACTGGACCACGCTCAACCGCGTGTTCGATGCGCTGCTGGGCCAAGCCGCCGACCGCAAGGCCGTGCTGTATGCGCTGGGTGGCGGCGTGGTGGGCGACATGACCGGCTTTGCGGCTGCCTGCTACATGCGGGGTGTGCCCTTTGTGCAGGTGCCCACCACCTTGCTGGCACAGGTGGACTCGTCCGTGGGCGGCAAGACGGCTATCAACCACCCGCTGGGCAAGAACATGATCGGCGCCTTTTACCAGCCAGGCTTGGTGGTGTGCGACCTCGAGGTGCTGCGCACCTTGCCCGCGCGCGAGCTGTCGGCCGGCCTGGCCGAGGTCATCAAGTACGGCCCCATCGCCGATGTCGGCCTGCTCGACTGGGTCGAGGCCAACATGGGCCCGCTGCGCGCGCTCGATGGCGCGGCTCTGGCGCATGCCGTGCAGCGCAGCTGCGAAATCAAGGCCCAGGTGGTCGGCGCAGACGAGCGCGAGGCCGGCCTGCGGGCCATCCTCAACTTCGGCCACACCTTCGGCCACGCCATCGAGGCCGGCATGGGCTACGGCGCCTGGCTGCATGGCGAGGCCGTGGGCTGCGGCATGGTGATGGCCGCCCACCTGTCGCAACGCCTGGGCGGGGTGGATGCGGCGTTCGTCGAACGCCTGACGCGCATCGTGGCGGCCGCGGGCCTGCCCACGCGCGCGCCCGTGCTGGACGAGGCCGACAACGCCGGGCGTTACCTGTCGCTCATGCAGGTGGACAAAAAGGCCGAGGCCGGCGAAATCCGCTACATCGTGATCGACGAACCCGGTAAGGCCAGCCTGCGCACGGCGCCCGAGGCGGTGGTGCGCGAGGTCATCGACCATTGCTGTTCGGCGGCGGTGGCTTAA
- a CDS encoding class I SAM-dependent methyltransferase codes for MKPSRRDDQRAGRPAGRSARAAQPAPDVEGDNPALFEGKHSVELLKALHILTREGKLNQDSRRKLKQVQHLVQFIAPLIQALPDGGAHATLADHGAGKSYLGFLLYDQFYRDLPTGQIFGIETRPELVAHSQDLAQRLHFVRMQFLAMRVDEATTDTRLPERIDVVTALHACDTATDDAIAFGLAKRARAMVLVPCCQAEVARVLNAGKALALSRTPLAELWRRPLHTRELGSQITNVMRCLYLEAMGYRVTVTELVGWEHSMKNELILAEYTGQKKRSAAERLHVLLAEFGLQSLQATRFAGLGEAEPGTEVNPAA; via the coding sequence ATGAAGCCGTCGCGTCGTGACGACCAGCGCGCGGGGCGCCCGGCGGGTCGCTCGGCCCGTGCCGCCCAGCCTGCGCCTGATGTCGAGGGGGACAACCCCGCGCTGTTCGAGGGCAAGCACTCGGTCGAGCTGCTCAAGGCCCTGCACATCCTGACGCGCGAGGGCAAGCTCAACCAGGATTCGCGCCGCAAGCTCAAGCAGGTTCAACACCTCGTGCAGTTCATCGCGCCCCTGATCCAGGCCTTGCCCGACGGCGGCGCGCACGCCACGCTGGCAGACCATGGCGCTGGCAAGTCCTACCTGGGCTTTCTGCTGTACGACCAGTTCTACCGCGACCTGCCCACGGGGCAGATCTTCGGCATCGAAACCCGGCCGGAACTCGTCGCGCATTCGCAGGACCTGGCCCAACGGCTGCACTTTGTGCGCATGCAGTTCCTGGCCATGCGCGTGGACGAAGCCACCACCGACACCCGCTTGCCCGAGCGCATCGACGTGGTGACGGCCCTGCATGCCTGCGACACGGCCACCGACGATGCCATCGCCTTTGGCCTGGCCAAGCGCGCGCGCGCCATGGTGCTGGTGCCGTGCTGTCAGGCCGAAGTGGCCCGCGTGCTCAATGCCGGCAAGGCCCTGGCCTTGTCGCGCACGCCGCTGGCCGAGCTGTGGCGGCGCCCGCTGCACACGCGGGAGCTGGGCAGCCAGATCACCAACGTCATGCGTTGCCTCTACCTCGAGGCCATGGGCTACCGCGTCACCGTGACCGAGCTGGTGGGTTGGGAGCACAGCATGAAGAACGAGCTGATCCTGGCCGAATACACGGGGCAGAAAAAGCGCAGCGCGGCCGAGCGGCTGCACGTGCTGCTGGCCGAGTTCGGCCTGCAAAGCCTGCAGGCCACGCGGTTCGCCGGCCTCGGCGAGGCCGAGCCCGGCACCGAGGTCAATCCGGCGGCGTGA
- a CDS encoding acyl-CoA dehydrogenase family protein gives MNAALSPLQLAQTLAAQFAERAALHDERASFPHDNFSELAAAGLLSLAASPHLLQHPDRSAGLSIALPTQGASLATLSQVIGTLGEACPATALVLAMQYIQHRSLSRASSRWPVQLARRVVQTANPQVALINSLRVEPELGTPARGGLPATTARRSGEGWVLSGRKIYSTGAPGLRWLAVWARTDETPPRVGTFLVDAQRPGVRIEHSWNHLGLRASGSHDIVFEGVHLPADHAVDIRPPQAWQGGNADLQAEMAVFLGQIYSGVARAAHRWTLGFLRERTPASLGAPLATLPRVQEAVGRIERLLTVNALLIAQLAQRVDAGDVPSATESGLVKVQVTEAAVQAVHEALALTSNHGLSRRNPLERHLRDVLCGPVHTPQVDSVHVAAGREALAL, from the coding sequence ATGAACGCCGCACTCTCTCCTTTGCAACTGGCCCAGACGCTGGCGGCCCAGTTCGCCGAACGCGCCGCCCTGCACGACGAACGGGCCAGCTTTCCGCACGACAACTTTTCCGAACTGGCCGCGGCCGGCCTGTTGAGCCTGGCGGCCTCGCCGCACCTGCTGCAGCACCCCGACCGCAGCGCCGGCCTGTCCATCGCCCTGCCCACGCAAGGGGCCAGCCTGGCGACGCTATCGCAGGTCATCGGCACCCTGGGCGAAGCCTGCCCGGCCACGGCCCTGGTGCTGGCGATGCAGTACATCCAGCACCGCAGCCTCAGCCGGGCCAGCTCGCGCTGGCCCGTGCAGCTGGCACGGCGTGTGGTGCAGACGGCCAATCCGCAGGTGGCCCTCATCAACTCGCTGCGCGTGGAGCCCGAACTGGGCACGCCCGCGCGCGGTGGCTTGCCCGCCACCACGGCCCGCCGCAGCGGCGAGGGCTGGGTGCTGTCGGGCCGCAAGATCTACAGCACGGGCGCACCCGGCCTGCGCTGGCTGGCCGTGTGGGCCCGCACCGATGAAACGCCGCCCCGCGTGGGCACCTTCCTGGTCGATGCACAGCGGCCCGGCGTGCGCATCGAGCACAGCTGGAACCACCTGGGTCTGCGCGCCAGCGGCAGCCACGACATCGTGTTCGAGGGGGTGCACCTGCCGGCCGATCACGCCGTGGACATCCGCCCGCCGCAGGCCTGGCAAGGCGGCAATGCCGACCTGCAGGCCGAGATGGCCGTCTTCCTGGGGCAGATCTACAGCGGCGTGGCCCGCGCCGCACACCGCTGGACGCTGGGTTTTCTGCGTGAACGCACGCCCGCCAGCCTGGGCGCCCCGCTGGCCACCCTGCCGCGCGTGCAAGAGGCCGTGGGCCGCATCGAGCGGCTGCTGACCGTGAACGCGCTGCTCATCGCCCAGCTGGCGCAACGCGTGGACGCCGGCGACGTGCCGTCGGCCACCGAAAGCGGCCTGGTGAAGGTGCAGGTGACCGAAGCCGCCGTGCAGGCCGTGCACGAGGCGCTGGCGTTGACCAGCAACCATGGCCTGTCGCGCCGCAACCCGCTGGAGCGCCACCTGCGTGACGTGCTGTGCGGCCCCGTGCACACGCCGCAGGTCGACAGCGTGCACGTGGCAGCCGGCCGCGAGGCGCTGGCGCTGTGA
- a CDS encoding DUF1415 domain-containing protein, which produces MNEHDEVIADTRRWVERAVIGLNLCPFAKAVQHKGQVHYAVSSAEDVPGLLKDLAVQLQALIDQDPEDRDTTLLMVPHGFDDFLVFNDFLDLADELLVEMALEGEVQVASFHPRFQFEGTAASDIGNATNRSPYPTLHLLREASIDRAVEAFPEAEAIFEANIATLTELGAAGWQALQVGPGDAAKAAGEATPATRQDAS; this is translated from the coding sequence ATGAACGAACACGATGAAGTGATTGCCGACACACGCCGCTGGGTAGAGCGCGCGGTGATCGGCCTCAACCTGTGCCCCTTCGCCAAGGCGGTGCAGCACAAGGGGCAGGTGCACTATGCCGTCAGCAGCGCCGAGGACGTGCCGGGCCTGCTCAAGGACCTGGCCGTGCAGCTGCAGGCCTTGATCGACCAGGACCCCGAGGACCGCGACACCACCTTGCTCATGGTGCCGCACGGCTTTGACGATTTCCTGGTGTTCAACGACTTCCTGGACCTGGCCGATGAGCTGCTGGTCGAGATGGCGCTCGAAGGCGAGGTCCAGGTGGCCAGCTTTCACCCCCGGTTCCAGTTCGAGGGCACGGCCGCGAGCGACATCGGCAACGCCACCAACCGCTCGCCCTATCCCACGCTGCACCTGCTGCGCGAGGCCAGCATCGACCGCGCGGTCGAGGCCTTCCCCGAGGCCGAGGCCATCTTCGAGGCCAACATCGCCACCTTGACCGAGTTGGGTGCCGCGGGCTGGCAGGCTCTGCAGGTCGGACCCGGCGATGCCGCCAAGGCCGCCGGCGAGGCCACGCCCGCCACCCGGCAGGACGCGTCATGA
- a CDS encoding DSD1 family PLP-dependent enzyme encodes MSAALDTRTPQHLTVVGMPVHDLPTPCLVVDLDALNRNVQRMAAYCARHKVRLRPHAKTHKSADIGRVQMQAGAVGVCVQKVSEAEALVDVGASKLLITNEVIAPLKLMRVAELAQCVAGRNGQLGIVVDSLQGIDALGAAMALVHASIDVYVEINVGQNRCGVPPGEAAVPLAQAIGQHANMRFAGLQAYNGKLQHARTVAARRQAVADVAVQIQATRDALHAAGLPVPLVTGGGTGAFAIEIASGQYDEIQAGSYVFMDAEYMDNERDPSQPEFENSLFVLTQVMSVSADHVVCDAGHKSHAIDAGLPRVWTAEDETPLVFANGGDEHGILRAAQPGEALPALGSLIWLIPGHCDPTVNLHRRLYGVRGGLRHGRVDHVIRVDARGCVQ; translated from the coding sequence ATGAGCGCAGCGCTTGACACGCGAACCCCGCAGCACCTCACCGTGGTGGGCATGCCGGTGCACGACCTGCCCACGCCATGCCTGGTGGTGGACCTGGACGCGCTCAACCGCAATGTGCAGCGCATGGCCGCGTACTGCGCGCGCCACAAGGTGCGCCTGCGCCCGCACGCCAAGACGCACAAGAGCGCCGACATCGGCCGCGTGCAGATGCAGGCCGGCGCCGTGGGCGTGTGCGTGCAGAAGGTGTCCGAGGCCGAAGCCCTGGTGGACGTGGGGGCCTCGAAGCTGCTCATCACCAACGAGGTGATCGCCCCGCTCAAGCTGATGCGGGTGGCCGAGCTGGCGCAGTGCGTGGCCGGCCGCAACGGGCAGCTGGGCATCGTGGTCGACAGCCTGCAGGGCATCGACGCGCTGGGGGCCGCCATGGCACTGGTCCATGCCTCCATCGACGTGTACGTCGAGATCAACGTGGGCCAGAACCGCTGTGGGGTGCCGCCGGGCGAGGCGGCTGTGCCATTGGCGCAGGCCATCGGCCAGCATGCCAACATGCGGTTTGCGGGCCTGCAGGCCTACAACGGCAAGCTGCAGCATGCGCGCACGGTGGCGGCCCGACGCCAGGCCGTGGCCGACGTGGCCGTGCAGATCCAGGCCACGCGCGATGCGCTGCATGCCGCCGGCCTGCCGGTGCCGCTGGTCACGGGCGGGGGGACAGGCGCGTTCGCGATCGAGATCGCCTCGGGGCAGTACGACGAGATCCAGGCCGGCAGCTACGTCTTCATGGACGCCGAGTACATGGACAACGAGCGCGATCCCTCGCAACCCGAGTTCGAGAACAGCCTGTTCGTGCTGACGCAGGTGATGAGCGTGAGCGCCGACCACGTGGTGTGCGATGCGGGCCACAAAAGCCACGCCATCGACGCCGGTCTGCCGCGGGTGTGGACGGCCGAGGATGAAACGCCGCTGGTGTTCGCCAATGGCGGCGACGAGCACGGCATCCTGCGTGCGGCCCAGCCCGGCGAGGCGCTGCCTGCGCTGGGGTCGCTGATCTGGCTGATCCCCGGCCACTGCGACCCGACGGTGAACCTGCACCGGCGCCTGTATGGCGTGCGCGGCGGCTTGCGCCACGGCCGCGTGGACCACGTGATCCGTGTGGACGCGCGCGGCTGCGTGCAGTGA
- a CDS encoding histidine phosphatase family protein, with translation MDATRIILIRHGETAWNASTRIQGHTDIGLNARGLLQAQLVAQALAQREPLAAIVSSDLSRARQTAQATGDATGVAVQVDAQWRERAFGRFEGERFDDILARWPEEAQRWRTREPDWQAPDGGESLVQLRARIAQALNTLAARHAGQLIAIFTHGGVIDVVHRLARGLDLQAPRSWQLANAAIHRLLWTPDSLHIVGWDDQQHLQHPQLMESLDERSA, from the coding sequence ATGGACGCAACGCGCATCATCCTCATCCGCCATGGCGAAACGGCCTGGAACGCCAGCACCCGCATCCAGGGCCACACCGACATTGGCCTGAATGCGCGGGGGCTGCTGCAGGCCCAGCTGGTGGCGCAGGCCCTGGCCCAACGCGAGCCGCTGGCTGCCATCGTCAGCAGCGACCTGAGCCGCGCCCGCCAGACGGCGCAGGCCACCGGCGATGCCACGGGCGTGGCGGTGCAGGTGGATGCGCAGTGGCGCGAGCGCGCGTTTGGCCGTTTCGAAGGCGAGCGCTTCGACGACATCCTGGCCCGTTGGCCGGAAGAAGCCCAGCGCTGGCGCACCCGCGAGCCCGACTGGCAGGCGCCGGACGGTGGCGAATCGCTGGTGCAGCTGCGTGCGCGCATCGCGCAGGCCCTGAACACCCTGGCCGCCCGCCATGCCGGGCAGCTGATCGCCATCTTCACGCACGGCGGCGTGATCGACGTCGTGCATCGCCTGGCCCGCGGACTGGACCTGCAGGCCCCGCGCAGCTGGCAGCTGGCGAACGCCGCCATCCACCGCCTGCTGTGGACGCCCGATTCGCTGCACATCGTCGGCTGGGACGACCAGCAGCACCTGCAACACCCGCAATTGATGGAGTCCCTGGATGAGCGCAGCGCTTGA
- a CDS encoding acyl-CoA thioesterase — protein MPMMNNQAVSAPLVEPPKDYELVLKVIPMPGDCNGNGDIFGGWVMAQVDLAGSVLPARHTQGRMATVAVNEFIFKQPVRVGDILSFYAKVLHIGTTSIRVHVEALTERFDTQGKYIKVTEATITYVAIDEQGRPRPVPRR, from the coding sequence ATGCCCATGATGAACAACCAAGCCGTGTCGGCTCCGCTGGTCGAGCCGCCCAAGGACTACGAACTCGTGCTCAAGGTCATCCCCATGCCGGGCGATTGCAACGGCAATGGCGACATCTTCGGGGGCTGGGTGATGGCCCAGGTCGACCTGGCGGGCTCGGTGCTGCCGGCACGCCACACACAAGGCCGCATGGCCACCGTGGCTGTGAACGAGTTCATCTTCAAGCAGCCGGTGCGCGTGGGCGACATCCTGAGTTTTTATGCCAAGGTGCTGCACATCGGCACCACGTCCATCCGCGTGCACGTGGAAGCCCTGACCGAGCGCTTCGACACCCAGGGCAAGTACATCAAGGTCACCGAAGCCACCATCACCTACGTCGCCATCGACGAGCAGGGCCGGCCGCGCCCCGTGCCTCGGCGCTGA
- the aqpZ gene encoding aquaporin Z — MNKYLAELIGTFWLVLGGCGSAVLAAAFPELGIGFAGVSLAFGLTVLTMAFAIGHISGCHLNPAVSFGLWAGGRFETRDLVPYIVAQVVGAIAAAGVLYLIASGKPGFEPGGFASNGFGDLSPGKFSLAAVIVCEVVLTAIFLFVIMGATDKRAPAGFAPIAIGLCLTLIHLVSIPVSNTSVNPARSTGVALFASTGAVGQLWVFWVAPIVGGILGALVYRGVARD, encoded by the coding sequence ATGAACAAATACTTGGCCGAGCTGATCGGCACCTTCTGGCTGGTCCTGGGCGGCTGCGGCAGCGCCGTGCTGGCGGCGGCGTTTCCCGAGCTGGGCATCGGCTTTGCCGGCGTGTCGCTGGCCTTCGGCCTCACCGTGCTCACCATGGCGTTTGCCATCGGCCACATTTCGGGCTGCCACCTCAACCCCGCCGTGTCGTTCGGCCTGTGGGCCGGTGGGCGCTTCGAAACGCGTGACCTGGTGCCCTACATCGTGGCGCAGGTCGTGGGTGCCATTGCCGCCGCGGGTGTGCTGTACCTGATCGCTTCGGGCAAGCCCGGCTTCGAGCCCGGCGGCTTCGCCAGCAACGGCTTCGGCGACCTGTCGCCCGGCAAGTTCAGCCTGGCCGCGGTCATCGTCTGCGAAGTGGTGCTGACGGCCATCTTCCTGTTCGTGATCATGGGCGCCACCGACAAGCGCGCGCCTGCGGGTTTCGCACCCATCGCCATCGGCCTGTGCCTGACGCTGATCCACCTGGTCAGCATCCCGGTGTCCAACACCTCGGTGAACCCGGCGCGTTCGACCGGCGTGGCGTTGTTCGCCTCGACCGGCGCGGTCGGCCAGTTGTGGGTGTTCTGGGTCGCCCCCATCGTGGGTGGCATCCTGGGCGCCCTGGTTTACCGCGGCGTGGCCCGCGACTGA
- a CDS encoding deoxyguanosinetriphosphate triphosphohydrolase, which produces MAERGWQLSALPPTGPRDGGLAPYALQAHQTRGRRHPEPGAPTRDAFQRDRDRIVHSTAFRRLVYKTQVFLNHEGDLFRTRLTHSLEVAQLARSLARGLRLNEDLVETVALAHDLGHTPFGHAGQDALNHCMREHGGFEHNLQSLRVVDLLEHRYPDFDGLNLSFETREGILKHCSQANALALEAAEPGGVASRFLDGREASLEAQLCNLADSIAYNAHDIDDGVRSGLLALEAVREVPLFRIHCDAALADHPQLQGRRLLYEAIRRMLSTQVYDVLSSSWQAISSQAPQSPEAARRTRHLVRFSEAMQADSTELKRFLFRHLYRHPQVTEMTDKAKRIVADLFALYLARPAEMRPSFAERPDRARAVADYIAGMTDRFACAEHERLTGQRLLAQRV; this is translated from the coding sequence ATGGCCGAGCGCGGCTGGCAGCTGAGCGCGCTGCCACCCACCGGGCCGCGCGACGGCGGCCTGGCCCCGTATGCCCTGCAGGCCCACCAGACGCGCGGTCGGCGCCATCCCGAGCCCGGCGCGCCCACGCGCGATGCCTTTCAGCGTGACCGCGATCGCATCGTCCATTCCACGGCCTTTCGGCGCCTGGTCTACAAAACCCAGGTGTTCCTCAACCACGAAGGCGACCTGTTCCGCACGCGGCTCACCCATTCGCTGGAGGTGGCGCAGCTCGCGCGTTCGCTGGCGCGTGGCCTGCGCCTGAACGAAGACCTGGTGGAGACCGTGGCCCTGGCGCACGACCTCGGCCACACCCCGTTCGGCCACGCCGGCCAGGACGCGCTCAACCACTGCATGCGCGAACACGGCGGCTTCGAGCACAACCTGCAGTCCTTGCGGGTGGTGGACCTGCTGGAGCACCGCTACCCCGATTTCGATGGCCTGAACCTGAGCTTCGAGACGCGCGAGGGCATCCTCAAGCACTGCTCGCAGGCCAACGCCCTGGCGCTGGAGGCGGCCGAGCCCGGCGGCGTGGCCAGCCGCTTTCTGGATGGGCGCGAAGCCAGCCTGGAGGCCCAGCTGTGCAACCTGGCCGATTCCATCGCCTACAACGCGCACGACATCGACGACGGCGTGCGTTCAGGCCTGCTGGCGCTCGAGGCCGTGCGCGAGGTGCCGCTGTTCCGCATCCACTGCGACGCGGCGCTGGCCGATCACCCGCAGCTGCAGGGCCGGCGCCTGCTGTACGAAGCCATCCGCCGCATGCTCAGCACCCAGGTGTACGACGTGCTGTCGTCCTCCTGGCAGGCGATTTCGTCCCAGGCGCCGCAGTCGCCCGAGGCGGCGCGGCGCACGCGTCACCTGGTTCGCTTTTCCGAGGCCATGCAGGCGGACAGCACCGAGCTCAAGCGCTTCCTGTTCCGGCACCTGTACCGCCATCCGCAGGTGACCGAGATGACCGACAAGGCCAAGCGCATCGTGGCCGACCTGTTTGCCCTTTACCTCGCGCGTCCGGCCGAGATGCGGCCCTCGTTTGCCGAGCGCCCGGACCGCGCGCGGGCCGTGGCCGACTACATCGCCGGCATGACCGACCGCTTTGCCTGCGCCGAGCACGAGCGCCTGACGGGCCAGCGCCTGCTGGCGCAACGCGTGTGA
- a CDS encoding LLM class flavin-dependent oxidoreductase: MGVQFIGMIQPNEISETFAQRGANVNPAFVRAFAQAHEHAGFDRVLVPSSGTSPDTVLTVTYAALATQRIHFLLAHRPGFVAPTLAARQFATLDQYIDGRLAVHYITGGSDADQARDGDFVGHDERYARSDEYLEVLRKVWTADQPFDHEGKFYRFENAWSEVKPVQQPYVPIFFGGASAPALEVAGKHADVYALWGESLSQAESLVSQVRASAARHQRDIGFSISFRPILGRTEGEAWDKAARILEDTQALQAKSGIAQGFARGGPAQSVGAQRLLADAAKGDVVDERLWTALAKQTGGRSNSTSLVGTPEQVADALLKYHALGIERFLIRGFDPLLDAVEYGRELIPLVREKVAAREAQAQTQALALSRKAA, encoded by the coding sequence ATGGGCGTTCAGTTCATCGGCATGATCCAGCCGAACGAAATCTCGGAAACCTTTGCCCAGCGCGGCGCCAACGTCAACCCGGCCTTTGTGCGCGCCTTTGCGCAAGCGCATGAACACGCGGGCTTCGACCGCGTGCTGGTCCCGTCCAGCGGCACGAGCCCCGACACCGTGCTGACCGTGACCTACGCCGCCCTGGCCACGCAGCGCATCCACTTCCTGCTGGCGCACCGCCCCGGCTTTGTGGCGCCCACGCTGGCGGCCCGCCAGTTCGCCACGCTGGACCAGTACATCGACGGCCGCCTGGCCGTGCACTACATCACCGGTGGCTCGGACGCCGACCAGGCCCGTGACGGCGACTTCGTCGGCCACGACGAACGCTATGCCCGCTCGGACGAGTACCTGGAGGTGCTGCGCAAGGTGTGGACCGCGGACCAGCCCTTCGACCACGAAGGCAAGTTCTACCGCTTCGAAAACGCCTGGTCCGAGGTCAAGCCGGTGCAGCAGCCCTATGTGCCCATCTTCTTCGGCGGGGCCTCGGCACCGGCGCTGGAGGTGGCCGGCAAGCACGCCGACGTGTACGCGCTGTGGGGCGAGTCGCTGAGCCAGGCCGAGTCGCTGGTGAGCCAGGTGCGGGCCTCGGCCGCCCGCCACCAGCGCGACATCGGCTTTTCGATCTCCTTCCGCCCCATCCTGGGCCGGACCGAGGGCGAAGCCTGGGACAAGGCGGCCCGCATCCTCGAGGACACGCAGGCGCTGCAAGCCAAGAGTGGCATCGCCCAGGGCTTTGCCCGCGGCGGCCCGGCGCAGAGCGTGGGCGCGCAGCGCCTGCTGGCCGATGCCGCCAAGGGGGATGTGGTGGACGAGCGCCTGTGGACCGCACTGGCCAAGCAGACCGGCGGCCGCTCCAACTCGACCTCGCTGGTGGGCACGCCCGAGCAGGTGGCCGACGCCCTGCTCAAGTACCACGCGCTGGGCATAGAACGCTTCCTGATCCGCGGCTTCGACCCGCTGCTGGACGCCGTGGAATACGGCCGCGAGCTGATTCCGCTGGTGCGCGAAAAAGTGGCCGCACGCGAAGCGCAAGCCCAGACGCAGGCCCTGGCGCTCTCGCGCAAGGCCGCCTGA
- the ssuE gene encoding NADPH-dependent FMN reductase gives MSVLLIAGSPSEPSRSAALLDDAHAHLVARGVRVERLSVRDVSAEALLRADFSHASVLAAVRQVAQAKAIVVATPIYKAAYAGALKALLDVLPQSALQGKAVLPLATGGSPGHLLALDYALRPVLQALGARLVLQGIYATDAQIKRSPDGVHIDADIAQRVAHGLGSLLQEAGIAHALPASTPLAANA, from the coding sequence ATGTCTGTTTTGTTGATTGCTGGCAGCCCCAGCGAACCCTCTCGTTCGGCCGCCTTGCTGGACGATGCCCACGCCCACCTGGTGGCGCGCGGCGTGCGCGTGGAACGCCTGAGCGTGCGCGACGTGTCGGCCGAAGCCCTGCTGCGTGCCGATTTCAGCCACGCCAGCGTGCTGGCCGCGGTGCGCCAGGTGGCCCAGGCCAAGGCCATCGTGGTGGCCACCCCCATCTACAAGGCGGCCTATGCCGGTGCCCTGAAGGCGCTGCTGGATGTGCTGCCGCAAAGCGCCCTGCAGGGCAAGGCGGTGCTGCCGCTGGCCACGGGCGGCAGCCCGGGTCACCTGCTGGCGCTGGACTATGCCCTGCGACCGGTGCTGCAAGCGCTGGGGGCCCGCCTGGTGCTGCAAGGCATCTACGCCACCGATGCCCAGATCAAGCGTTCGCCCGATGGCGTGCACATCGACGCCGACATCGCCCAGCGCGTGGCGCACGGCCTGGGCAGCTTGCTGCAGGAAGCCGGCATCGCACACGCGCTGCCGGCGTCCACGCCGCTGGCGGCCAACGCCTGA
- a CDS encoding shikimate kinase, protein MIVILVGMPGSGKSTAGRQLARRLNQPFIDSDAVIEERMGMPIRAYFDAHGEAAFRDLEQQTLADLCQGADCVLATGGGSVLRPENRDMLKSHGVVMYLRASPDQLYRRLKNDTKRPLLQVADPLQALRDLYAQRDPLYRDTAHYVIETGRPSLAMLVNKILMQIDMLA, encoded by the coding sequence ATGATCGTCATCCTGGTCGGCATGCCCGGCAGCGGCAAATCGACGGCGGGCCGGCAGCTGGCGCGCCGCTTGAACCAGCCCTTCATCGATTCCGACGCCGTCATCGAAGAGCGCATGGGCATGCCCATCCGGGCGTACTTCGATGCCCATGGCGAGGCCGCCTTCCGCGACCTGGAGCAGCAGACCCTGGCCGACCTCTGCCAGGGGGCCGATTGCGTGCTGGCCACGGGCGGTGGCTCGGTGCTGCGACCCGAGAATCGCGACATGCTCAAGTCGCACGGGGTCGTGATGTACCTGCGCGCCTCGCCCGACCAGCTCTACCGCCGCCTCAAGAACGACACCAAGCGGCCGTTGCTGCAGGTGGCCGATCCGCTGCAGGCGCTCAGGGACCTCTATGCCCAGCGCGATCCGCTGTACCGCGACACCGCGCACTATGTGATCGAGACCGGGCGGCCGTCGCTGGCCATGCTGGTGAATAAAATCCTCATGCAGATCGACATGCTGGCCTGA